The proteins below are encoded in one region of Chelmon rostratus isolate fCheRos1 chromosome 21, fCheRos1.pri, whole genome shotgun sequence:
- the LOC121624420 gene encoding hemoglobin subunit beta-like: protein MVEWTEDERRIISSIFSSLDYDDVGPRALCRCLIVYPWTQRYFGAFGNLYNADAIKSNPNIAAHGITVLHGLDRAVKNMDNIKATYAELSVLHSEKLHVDPDNFRLLSDCLTIVIAAKMGKDFTPEIQGAFQKFLAVVVSALGRQYH from the exons ATGGTTGAGTGGACTGAGGACGAGCGCAGGatcatcagcagcatcttttCCAGCCTGGACTATGACGATGTCGGCCccagggctctgtgcag GTGCCTGATCGTTTACCCCTGGACTCAGAGGTATTTCGGCGCCTTCGGTAACCTCTACAATGCGGATGCCATCAAGAGCAACCCGAACATCGCAGCCCACGGTATTACCGTGCTGCACGGCCTGGACCGGGCTGTGAAGAACATGGACAACATCAAGGCCACCTATGCCGAGCTGAGCGTCCTGCACTCCGAGAAACTGCACGTCGACCCCGACAACTTCAGG ctgctgtctgactgcctgACCATCGTCATCGCAGCGAAAATGGGAAAGGACTTCACTCCAGAAATCCAGGGCGCCTTCCAGAAGTTCCTGGCCGTCGTGGTGTCCGCTCTGGGAAGGCAGTACCACTAA